From a single Pseudoliparis swirei isolate HS2019 ecotype Mariana Trench chromosome 12, NWPU_hadal_v1, whole genome shotgun sequence genomic region:
- the gtf2a1 gene encoding transcription initiation factor IIA subunit 1: MASSANSNPVPKLYKSVIEDVINDVRELFLDEGVDEQVLLELKTLWENKLLQSKAVEGFHTEEQAALQAAQQQVQHQVQHHVQHQVHQVQQIQQVHHMTQPAQAQQVILPPQQQQGRSALAHGTAPQQQVIVQDSKILQHMSATGMSAAATAATLALPTGVTPYQQLITSQGQILQVVRAPNGAQYIIQPQQQILLQQQMQPGGVQAPVIQQVLAPLQGGLPQQTGVIIQPQQIVLASGNKVQGNTQVMQAAGLAQQPIQAATAQIQQAQLVQQVQQIQQVQQVQQIQQVQQIQGAAAPQVPPQPQAQPQAPMILQADGAGDTSSEDDEDEEEYDEDEEEEKDKGGGEDGQVDEEPLNSSDDVSDEEDQELFDTENVVVCQYDKVRRAAGVTRLFVYRRSVTRLRRRHTGRGF, encoded by the exons ATGGCGAGCTCGGCTAACTCGAACCCAGTG CCTAAACTCTACAAGTCGGTGATCGAGGATGTGATCAACGACGTGCGGGAGCTGTTCCTGGATGAGGGGGTGGACGAGCAGGTGCTGCTGGAGCTGAAGACG CTGTGGGAAAACAAGCTGTTGCAGTCCAAGGCCGTGGAGGGCTTCCACACGGAGGAGCAGGCCGCCCTGCAGGCCGCCCAGCAGCAGGTCCAGCATCAGGTCCAGCATCATGTCCAGCATCAGGTCCATCAGGTCCAGCAGATCCAACAGGTCCACCATATGACTCAGCCGGCTCAGGCCCAGCAAGTCATTCTGCCGCCTCAGCAGCAGCAAGGCCGGTCGGCCCTGGCTCACGGcactg CTCCCCAGCAGCAAGTTATTGTTCAAGACTCAAAGATTCTTCAGCACATGAGCGCCACAGGGATG aGTGCAGCAGCGACAGCAGCAACCCTGGCTCTGCCCACAGGGGTCACCCCATACCAGCAGCTCATCACCAGCCAAG GTCAGATCCTGCAGGTGGTCCGTGCTCCCAACGGGGCGCAGTACATCATCCAGCCCCAGCAGCAGatcctcctgcagcagcagatGCAGCCCGGCGGCGTGCAGGCGCCGGTCATACAGCAG gtcctGGCTCCTCTGCAGGGAGGCCTGCCCCAGCAGACCGGCGTCATCATCCAGCCGCAGCAGATCGTCTTAGCTTCGGGAAACAAAGTCCAGGGCAACACGCAG GTGATGCAGGCGGCAGGTCTGGCGCAGCAGCCCATTCAGGCAGCAACGGCTCAGATCCAGCAGGCCCAGCTGGTCCAGCAGGTCCAACAGATCCAGCAGGTCCAGCAGGTCCAGCAGATCCAGCAGGTCCAACAGATCCAGGGCGCAGCTGCACCACAGGTCCCACCGCAGCCGCAGGCCCAGCCGCAGGCCCCCATGATCCTTCAGGCGGACGGCGCCGGAGACACCTCCTCAgaggacgacgaggacgaggaggagtatgatgaagatgaagaggaggagaaggacaagGGCGGGGGCGAGGACGGCCAGGTGGACGAG GAGCCCCTGAACAGCAGCGATGACGTCAGCgacgaggaggaccaggagctgTTCGACACGGAGAACGTGGTGGTGTGCCAGTACGACAAGGTGAGGAGGGCGGCCGGTGTAACACGTCTGTTTGTTTACCGTCGGTCCGTTACCCGTCTCAGGCGCCGTCACACCggacgaggcttttaa